GATTGAATGTTAAAACCTTAGGATACCGGTTATAAAACCGCCAAACCAGCAAAAAAATCAGCCCGGCTGGCTTATACCACCCCCAGCTCCAAAACCGTACTGCATCGCAGACAATTCATCCGCTGTCGCCCCGTCTCATATCGGACATCTTCGGATGCCACTTGGGCTGGTGTCCCCCCTTTCGTCAGCCCATAACTCCAGCATGCATCAAACGCCTCCTCATGCTTCTCCCCACACTGTTTGCAAGTCCACATAACGAAACATTTACCGATTCCCCCTCAACAAGACTTACCATTCGAGATGTAAAACGTAACGTCCTCCTCAAACCGCCATGGAAAACTGCGAGGCGTCCATCGTTCATCCCTCTCTTCTAATGAGGCTGAGCATTACCCATAAGTGGTCACCAGCGTCCAACCAACGGGAACTCCCTTATCAAGGTGGGGCAAAGGCGGCTTGTCCCGATTCTTTGTCGGAACCTCTTTGCCCTAACTTTGGTCTTCACCGCCGTATCCTCAAATGGAACCGGCCTTCGCAAAACCCAACCCTCTCTGTCCCTAGTCTGATCATTCCACACTTTATAGACTTGTGGGTAATGCTCAGCAACGAGGAGAGGGATCGAGGGTGAGGAGTGAGCACGCCGAGCGCTTAACAAGCACTACAATATCACGCCATCTCCAATCCCCGCATCGTTCCCGTGCTCGTCGCAAATTTGTCCGTCTCCAACCCCATCCGTTGCAACATGCTCACGAACAGGTTCGGCAACGGATAATTGTGCACCGTATCAAACGCCAGATGCTGACCGTGCTTGAACCCGCCACCCGCGAAGAGCACCGGCAGATTCGTCGTCACATGCGTGTTCGCATTGCCGAGATTCGAACCGTACAAAATCATTGAGCGATCCAGCAGCGTCTCGCCCTGTTCCTTGATGCCCTTCAGCTTGCCGAACAATTCCGCCAGCAACTTCATGTGCCATTCATCGATCGCCTTCAACTGTGCCAGCTTCTTGTCGTTCTTACCATGATGCGACAGACTGTGATAACCATCCGTGATGTGCATGTCGTCCAGATCCAGCACCGGTGAATTCACGCTATCCAGCAGCAACGTCACCGCCCGTGAGGAATCCGTTTCAAACGCCAGCCGCGCCATCTCATACATCAGACGCACCTTCTCCATATATTCCGCCGGGCTGGCCGGATCGAGCGGTGCCGCCACCGGCGCTTTCGGCTTCGGCCGATTCTCCCACTCGCGCGACATCACCATCCGCTGCTCCAATTCGCGCACACCCGTGAGGTATTGGTCCAAGCGATCCTTGTCCCGCACCCCGAGATCGCGTTGCAGCGACTTCGTCTGGTCCGCCACCGCGTCCATGATGCTCTCGCCCAGTTGCAATTTCCGCACCTGCTGCGCCACCTGCTCCTTCGAGCCTTGCAGGAACAGCTTCTTGTAAACACTCACTGCGCTCTCTTCACACGGAATGAGCACGCCGCCACCCGTCCATGAAAGACTGCGAGAACCCTGTTGCACGTTCACGCCGAGCGTCATCGTCGGGAACCGCGTCAGATGCCCGATGCGCTCACCAATGTATTGATCCAGCGAGATCGTGTTGCGGAAACCGCCACTGCCCGGATGCGGTGCCGCCGTGAGGAAGCAGTTATCCGCCGGATGCCCGCCATCCACATCCGGATGCCACACCCCGCTGAACACCGTGAAATCTTTCCGATACGCCTGCAACAACTCGAGATACGTCGAAGCCTTGTAATCCTTGCCCGCGCCGGTCGGGAAGAAATTCTCCGGCAACAGACCCAGGTTATTGCACACGCCCAGCATACGACGCGGCGCTTGCTTGGCCGCCGCACTCTCCGCCGCGTTCAGAAACGCCGGCGTCATCGCCTCGAGCATCGGCAAACCCAGCAACACACCCGCCGCCTTCAGGAACTGGCGACGCGGCAAAGCCCGTTTCGTGGAGATGAACGAGCCGAACATATCGGATTGCTTGCTATTCATGTGCTTCTAAATATTTATGCCACGTTTTTCCATCCACTGCCAACGCTCAATTACTTATTCCGGAACAAATCACTCTGCACGATCGATTGAATCACCGAGCGCACGCCGTAATGGCTCGAGCTCGCGCGATCCAATATCTCCTCCACCTCGGCGCGATCACCAAATCGCACCGCCGCACCCGTTCCGTAAACCACCAATTGCCGCGTCAGGTTCCGCGCGATCTGCCGGTCATCCTTCAGCAACAATTCCTTCAAGCTCTGGATGTCTTGGAACTTCCCGCCATTGTTCGGCAATTCCCCGCTCGCATCCACCACCGGCCCCGGATGGAACGTGAACGGCTGCCCGTTCTTGCCATAGCCCGGCACCACATTATTCGTGCTGCCCAGCGCGCGATACTCCGTCCGCCAGCCGCCCATCACATCGAAGTTCTCCAGCGCGAAACCCGCCGGATCGATCTTCGTATGGCAGCCCGCGCACGTCGCCAGCTCGCGATGTTTCTCCAGCTGTTGACGGATCGTCACCGCTCCGCGCGTGTCTGGCTCAATCGCTGGCACACTCGGCGGCGGAGGCGGTGGCGGCTTACCGATGATCCGCTCCATGATCCACACGCCGCGCAAGACCGGCGAGGTCGTCGTGCCATTCGCCGTCACCTTCAGCACACTCGCCTGCGTCATCAATCCGCCGCGCACACTGCCCTTCGGCAACGGCACGCGCCGCAGATGAATCCCCTCCACCGGCGGCAGGTCGTAATGCTTTGCCAACCGCTCGTTCAACATCGTGAAGTCGGACTTGATCAGGTTCCGCGACGGCAGATCGCTCTTCAACAATTCCGCGAAGAACATCTGCGTCTCATCCACCGCGTCTTCCACCAATGCATCATCGAGGTAATAGTCAGGATACAACGTCGCATCCGGCGAGGTCGCGCTCGCATGCCGCAGATCCAACCAGTAATCCAGGAACGAGTTCACGAACTTCTGCGCCTTAGGATCTTTCAAAAGCCGGTCGGTTTGTGCCCGTAACATATCTGGATGCCCCAGCTTGCCCTTCGCTGCCAGCGAACGCAGTTCCGCATCCGGCGCCGAGTTCCAGAGAAAATACGAGAGCCTAGAGGCGAGCGCGTAATCATCCAGCTTGCCCGGCTTCTCCTCCAGCGTCACAAATCCCGGCGAGCACAATACACCCGAGTAACCAGCGATCATCGCCTCCATGAACTTGCTCCCCGAACCCATCGCCGTATGGATGACCTTCAGGAACCGCTGCACATCCACCTCCTCCACGGGCCGTCGATACGCTTGCGCCATGAAATTCCTCAGCAACCGCTCCGCATCCGTCTTCGGATTCTTCGATTCCACCGTAATCTGCTTCTTCGCATCCACCTTCAGCGGCAGATCGCCGAAGAGCAACTTCTGCGTCTTCGTAAGCTTGTCATCATAGATCGGCCCCTCGACCTCCAGCCAGCGATACGCCACACCCGGTTGCCCTTCCTTCGTCGCCAGCGGATTCTTCCAAGCGGGCGGACGTGACCGGAACAAACGCACGGGGTCCGGCCTCACCGTCTCACCTTCCAGCAACCACGCTTGCAATTCATGCACACCCGGCTCGATCTGTGCATCGAAACCACCCAGCTTGCGCAAGAGTCGCGGCGGCGTCTCCGCATAGACCTCCACCGGTTCCGCGCGACGCCCGATCGAGGTGTTCGTGCGATCCGGCGTCCACCACCGCGCCTGGCTTATCGGTGCCGCCCAGAACGTGTAAGCCGAGATGCGCAGCTTGTAGAAACCCGCTGCGGGCGCTTTGAAATTCGTGAACTTGATCTCCAGCGGCTCATACGCGCTCGCCACCACACCGATCCCCTCCTGTTCGCGGATCGCCGGATTCTTATCCCCCACCGTCACCGGAGCCGTCCCCTCCAGCACATCCTTCTGCGCCGTGTAATTCAGCATCGGAAACGTCGCGCGTTCGGGACTGCGATTGAACTCGCTGAACTTCAGCTTACCCGTAAAAGACCGCTGATCCCGCGCGTAGTAACGATTCGTCGTCGTTGGCACCTTCAACGCCTGCGCCTTCACCACTTCTTGCAGCGCATAATCCGCCGCCTGCAAATACCGCGCGAGCTGAACATGCGAGACATCCAGCGCCTCACCCACCTTGTTGAAGCGATGCGATTCTCCATCCTCTGGCAACATCTCCTTCACTTGAAGCCACGGCGCACCCAACAGATCCCGCAGTGAATTCTCATACTCATACCGGTTCAGCCGACGCCACACCGAGCGCCCCACCGTCTTCGCGCGCTCCTCATCTGCCGCCACCATCGTCTCCGTCAGCGCCTCGATGAACGCCCCGCGCTGCTTTTTGGATGGCTGATCCTTCTTCGGCGGCGGCATCTCGCCGGACTCCACCGCATCATGCACCTTCACCCAAGTCCCAAAAGCCTTCGCATCAGAGAGATCGAACTTCAACGCCGTCAGATCGATCCCGCCCTTCTTCGTCTCCCCATCATGACAATCCGTGCAAAACTTCTGGATCACCGGACTGATATCCTTCGTGAACCGCCCCAAAGCCGCCGCTGAAGACGAAGCCGTCTCCGCCGCCTGCAACGCCAGAGCCGATCCCATCATCAAAACCAAATAAATGTACACACGAATACGCATGAGTCAGTCACTCATAGTATGAGACGCTGAAACAGGTAGCAACCATTCAAACAACTTGGCGGAGCGCCGGCCTCCGGCCCGGCTCGAAAATGGAGCGCGGGTCTCCGACCCGCAGCAACTCCCATAAGCAAAGTCAGCTCCCAAAACGCCATATACCTAAACGAACACCTCATCCTCCGCCCACAACGGGGTCACGTCCCAAAGCCCAACGTTGCCCGCGACTCCGCGAGCGGGCTACGTTGGGAAAGCCCCCTTAAATCCCCAACCCCAAAGCGGGTTCCCCCTCTTAAAGTAGCAGCCGAGGTAACGAGGCTCTACCCCTGATAATACTCCCGTCCTTGTCAAACTCCCTCAATCCCGCCTTAATCAACCACCAGATACGCCGCGTTACACCTCACCCGCATTAATCACCATGGCTCAACTTTCACCAGATCAGATCGCGGACATCATCCTCTCTCGAAGGTCAGTTTACGGTTTGGATACCGACAGCCGCATCCGTCAGGTCGCCAACCAACTGACCGCCCGCGCACTCTTTGAACTTCTCGCGCAACTGGACGATCAGGCTTCGGACTTCCCTCTTCAGTTATCCACCCTGCTCTTAGAACTCGGAGATGATTTGCATTTGAAAGATAAATACCTCATCAGCTTCGACACCGGCAATCTCCCGGCTGACGCCCCTGAAGTCACCCCGCCTCCTGCACCTGAAGAACCATCCGTGCACTACCTCAAACTCATTTTCCAAAACGAAGACGCCGCCTATTATCAGTTCCACTTTTTCCCTGACCTTGAGACGGGTTACATACTTGGTGCCGCGCGGAAGCGCACTGGAGACGCGCAACATATCCGGCTTGAACTCACCCACCCCTCCGCACTCCAGACCTTCATTGAATCCTGCCGAAGCAATCCCCATTTCCTCCGGGTAGAAGAGTCAACTGCTGAACAATTTCGCCAAGCCCCATCCCACGGGACATAGAAGCACCCTTTCAGGCTCAACGGGCCGCCCTGCTAAAGCCCAATGTTTTCCCCTCCTCTTTGTGCCTTCTGTGCCTTTTTGCGGCCATACTGTTTCCCCCTTTCCCTCCCCATCTGAATACCCTACCCTCCTCCCACGTCACCTTTACGTATCTATGAAACGCATCCTGAGCCTTTTGCTCCTGGCCCTCTTGGCCACGTCGCTTACCGCCACCGCTGCGGACCAGAACCGCAAACTCGTCATCATCGCGGGCAAGCCCAGCCATCCGCCCCTCATGCACGAGTTTCGCGCGGGCTCTCTGCTCCTGCAGAAATGCCTGCAAGGCTATCCCGGCCTCACCGTGGAGGTGCACACCAACGGCTGGGTCAGCGATGAAAAGACCTTCGACACCGCCGACGCCATCTTCATCTACGCCGATGGCGGTGGCGGCCATCCCGCCGTCCAAGGCAACCATCTGGAAACCCTGAAAAAACACATCGCCCGTGGCGTCGGTTTCGGCTGCGGCCATTACGGCGTGGAAATCGTGCCCGCCCAAGCTGGCAAAGAATTCAAAGAATGGATGGGCGGTCACTATGAAAACGCCTTCTCCGTGAACCCCATCTGGGAACCGGACTATAAGAGCTTTCCAAAACACCCTATCGCCAACGGTGTGAAACCTTTCAGCACCAAAGACGAATGGTATTTCAACATGCGCTTCCGCGATGACATCAAAGGCATCACCCCGCTCCTCGTCGCCAAGCCCAGCGACGCCGTCCGCGATGGCCCCTACGTCCATCCGAAAGGCCCCTATCCGCACATCCAGGAAGCCAAAGGCCGCGATGAAATCATGATGTGGGCCACCGAACGCCCCGATGGCGGTCGCGCCTTCGGCTTCACCGGCGGTCACTTTCATATGAACTGGGGTAACGACAATCAGCGTAAGATCGTGCTGAACGCCCTCGTCTGGCTCACCAAAGCCCCAGTCCCTGACGACGGCGTGAAATCTCAAGTCACCCAGGAAGAACTCATGCAAAACCTCGACGTGAAAAACGTCCCGAAACCCGCCGCTGCGCCAGCCCCCAAGCCCGCAGAAAAGAAGTAAGCAAAATCTACCAGCCGCCCTCGGCTGCCAGCTCAACGGTAGTGGGGCAGTCGCCCCCGGCTGCCATAGTCGGACAGGCGCCCTCGCCTGTCCCCTCTTCGAATCTCAACGCCGCCGCCAGAAATGGTCGCGGCGTTTCACTTTCTGTGCATCCAAACGCCCACGACAATGTGCTGCCCGGCATCTTGCCGGCAGTAAGGGCGCGCCCGAATGAAACTACGCACATCCAATTTACCCGCATAGAACTTTCACCCGCCAGGCGGACGCTTCCGCCCCTCCCTCACCCGCCTCACAAATTCCTCATGTATCATCGGTGCGACCTTCCCATTCTCCATCTCCGCATCCCTTCTCAAAATCTCCTCATCCGATAACAGATCCCACCTCATCACCGTCACCCCCGCCCCCAGATACTCCGTCCGCTCCACCACCTCCCAACCCAACCGCGCATAATATTCCTCCGTGCTAAACGTGAACAAATACAACCACGGAAACCCCAGCGCCTTCGCCTCCTCAATCACCCGTTCCACCAACGCCGCACCAATCCCCTTCCCGCGCTCCGCCGCCTCCACAAACACCCCCGCCACCCACGGCGACAGCTCCTTCCGCGACTCCATATCACACGCCACCAACATCGCCGAACCCAATATCCTGTCCCCCTCATACGCGACAATCACCGTCGGCACCGCCCGTCGATTCGCCGCCTCCGTCAACCGCCCGATCCTCCGCTCCACCGAATCCCCCGCCCGATACTTCCCCCACTCCCGAAAATACCACTCCGCAATCACCGGAATGAACTCAGGATGATCCGCCAAATACCCGATCCGCAACATACCCCGCCATCTAACGCCGAACCCTTAACAAGTCACTGAAATTCCAAATCGTAATCGTCCTCGTTCTCGTCGTCGTCCTCGCTCTTCAATCTGTAGCAGTCCCGCATGCGGGATAAGGAGGCTCTAACTTCCATTCTCTCGATGTTCGGAGTTCGATGTTTCCCCATATCATTGGTCATTGCTGGCCTCCGGTGCAACCGGTTCCTTCGTCATTCGTGCTTGGTCATTCGTCATTAAAACGACTCCTCACTTGAGCCCTCTCTCTTCATCGCCTACCATCCTCCCACCGATGAAAACACCGTTCCTCACGACCTTCCTCTGCCTCTCGGTCGTCACGTCCACTTTTGCCGCCGAAGCCCCCAAGCCTGCCACCACCATCGCCGCTTCCGGCCCGCTCTATAAGAGCGCCATCATCGGCAAGGGCCTCGTCGATATCGACATCGACGTCACGAAAGCCAACTCCCTCTGGCTCGTCGTCACCCCCGGTGAAGACGGTGTCGGCTGCGATTGGGCCGACTGGGTCGAGCCCCGCCTCATCGGTCCCAAGGGCGAAACCAAACTCACCGACCTCAAATGGCGCAACTCCACGCAAGGCTTCGGTCAGGCCCGCGTGAACGCCAACGTCGATGGCAAGCCCCTCAAAGTCGGCGGCCAATCCATTGCCTACGGCATCGGCACCCACGCTCCCTCTGTCATTGAATTCGATCTCACCGGCCAAGGCTTTACTCGCTTCAAATCCAAGGCCGGTCTCGATAACGGCGGCACCGATCAAGGCTGCGGCTCCACCGTCCAGTTCATGGTCTTCACGAATCAGCCGCCCGCCGGTTACCTGAACACCGCCGCCGACACCGGCAGTAAACCACGCGGTTCTGGCCCGGAAGCCGCCGCCTTGGACGCTTCCAAACTCATCGTCCCCGCCGGTCTCGAAGCCACCGTGTTCGCCTCCGAACCCGACATCGTGAACCCCACCGATCTCGACATCGATGCGAAAGGCCGCGTGTGGGTCACCGAAGGCGCGAACTACCGCGTCTCCGCCCACATGAACAAGCAATGGGGCGTGCAACGCAAAGACGGTGACCGCATCGTCATCCTCGAAGACACCAATGGCGACGGCAAAGCCGACAAAACGAAAGTCTTCTACCAAGACCCCAGCATCAACGCCGCCCTCGGCATCTGCGTACTCGGTAATAAAGTCATCGTCTCCGCTTCGCCCTACGCCTTCATCCTCACCGATACGAACGGCGATGACGTGGCCGACACTCGCGAAGTCCTCTTCCACGACGGCTCCAAAGGCGATCACGATCACGCCATGCACGCCTTCGTCTTCGGCCCGGATGGCAAACTCTATTTCAACTGCGGCAATGAATTCCAAAAACTCAGCCGCCCGAAAGGCAACGCCACCGTCGCGCTGAAGGGCCCCATCACGAATCTCGAACTGGAACCCGTCACGGATAAGGCGGGCAACCTCGTGAACAACAGCCGCAAGCCCTATCAGGAAGGCGTCATCTTCCGTTGCAATCCCGATGGCAGCGAACTCGAAACCCTCGCGTGGGATTTCCGCAACAACTACGAAACCGCCATCGACTCCTTCGGCACCCTCTGGCAATCGGACAACGATGACGACGGCAACAAAGGCGTGCGCATCAATTACGTCATGGAGTTCGGCAACTACGGTTACCGCCACGAACTCACCGGTGCAGGCTGGCGCACCAAACGCACAAACATGGAGAAGGAAGTGCCCAATCAACATTGGTATCAGAACGATCCTGGTGTGATGCCGAATCTTCTCGTCACCGGTTCCGGTTCACCCACCGGCATCATGATCTATGAAGGCACGCTCCTGCCGAAAGAATTTCAGGGCCAGATGATCCATTGCGATGCCGGTCCGCGCACCGTCCGCGCTTATCCCGTGCAGAATGACGGCGCCGGTTACAAAGCCACCACGCTCGATCTCCTCACCAGTGGTGATTCCTGGTATCGCCCCGCCGATGTCTGCACCGCGCCAGATGGCTCCGTGTATATCGCCGATTGGAACGACGCCGGCGTGGGCGGTCATAACATGGCCGATCGCGAACTCGCCACCATGCGCGGCCGCATCTACCGTGTCGCCCCCACCGGCCACAAACCGAACGTGCCCAAGCTGAATCTCGACACCGCCGCCGGTGCCGTCGCCGCCTTGCAATCGCCCAACCTCGCCACGCGCTATCTTGCTTGGGAAAAACTCCGCGCCCTCGGAGCTCAAGCCGAGGCTGACCTCGTGAAAGTCTGGCGCGGCACTGATGCCCGCCAACGCGCTCGCGCTCTGAACGCCCTCGCCCGCATCCCCGGCAAGGAACGCACCTACGTCGTAGAAGCCCTGCGCGATAACGACGCGAACATCCGCATCACCGGCCTGCGCATCGCCCGCCAGTTCGATTGGGCGCGCATCAACGAAGCCGCTGCGAACGATAAAAAGCAGCTCAAGAGCGCCGCCACGAAAGCCGCCGTGAACACCCTCTTCAACGCCCTCGGCGGCAAGAAGCAGACCGTCGGCGATGTCGCCGCCAATGTCGGCAGCGAACTCACCTACGACCTCATCACCGCCATCAGCACGCTCGCGAGCGATACCAATCCACAAGTCCGCCGCGAATGCGCCATCGCCCTGCGCGGCAGCCAATCGCCCGAAGCCGCCGCCCTCTGGGTGAAGCTCGCGCAACAACACGATGGCAAAGACCGCTGGTATCTCGAAGCCCTCGGCATCGGCGCCGATAAACAATGGGACGCTTTCCTCGGTGCCTGGCTCACCGCCGTAGGCGATAAT
This genomic window from Verrucomicrobiia bacterium contains:
- a CDS encoding DUF1552 domain-containing protein; this encodes MNSKQSDMFGSFISTKRALPRRQFLKAAGVLLGLPMLEAMTPAFLNAAESAAAKQAPRRMLGVCNNLGLLPENFFPTGAGKDYKASTYLELLQAYRKDFTVFSGVWHPDVDGGHPADNCFLTAAPHPGSGGFRNTISLDQYIGERIGHLTRFPTMTLGVNVQQGSRSLSWTGGGVLIPCEESAVSVYKKLFLQGSKEQVAQQVRKLQLGESIMDAVADQTKSLQRDLGVRDKDRLDQYLTGVRELEQRMVMSREWENRPKPKAPVAAPLDPASPAEYMEKVRLMYEMARLAFETDSSRAVTLLLDSVNSPVLDLDDMHITDGYHSLSHHGKNDKKLAQLKAIDEWHMKLLAELFGKLKGIKEQGETLLDRSMILYGSNLGNANTHVTTNLPVLFAGGGFKHGQHLAFDTVHNYPLPNLFVSMLQRMGLETDKFATSTGTMRGLEMA
- a CDS encoding PVC-type heme-binding CxxCH protein; amino-acid sequence: MKTPFLTTFLCLSVVTSTFAAEAPKPATTIAASGPLYKSAIIGKGLVDIDIDVTKANSLWLVVTPGEDGVGCDWADWVEPRLIGPKGETKLTDLKWRNSTQGFGQARVNANVDGKPLKVGGQSIAYGIGTHAPSVIEFDLTGQGFTRFKSKAGLDNGGTDQGCGSTVQFMVFTNQPPAGYLNTAADTGSKPRGSGPEAAALDASKLIVPAGLEATVFASEPDIVNPTDLDIDAKGRVWVTEGANYRVSAHMNKQWGVQRKDGDRIVILEDTNGDGKADKTKVFYQDPSINAALGICVLGNKVIVSASPYAFILTDTNGDDVADTREVLFHDGSKGDHDHAMHAFVFGPDGKLYFNCGNEFQKLSRPKGNATVALKGPITNLELEPVTDKAGNLVNNSRKPYQEGVIFRCNPDGSELETLAWDFRNNYETAIDSFGTLWQSDNDDDGNKGVRINYVMEFGNYGYRHELTGAGWRTKRTNMEKEVPNQHWYQNDPGVMPNLLVTGSGSPTGIMIYEGTLLPKEFQGQMIHCDAGPRTVRAYPVQNDGAGYKATTLDLLTSGDSWYRPADVCTAPDGSVYIADWNDAGVGGHNMADRELATMRGRIYRVAPTGHKPNVPKLNLDTAAGAVAALQSPNLATRYLAWEKLRALGAQAEADLVKVWRGTDARQRARALNALARIPGKERTYVVEALRDNDANIRITGLRIARQFDWARINEAAANDKKQLKSAATKAAVNTLFNALGGKKQTVGDVAANVGSELTYDLITAISTLASDTNPQVRRECAIALRGSQSPEAAALWVKLAQQHDGKDRWYLEALGIGADKQWDAFLGAWLTAVGDNWNTPAGRDLIWRSRATQTPALLGKLIINRQAEKDEWPRYFRALDYFEGAEKEKALVQVLTTIK
- a CDS encoding GNAT family N-acetyltransferase, coding for MLRIGYLADHPEFIPVIAEWYFREWGKYRAGDSVERRIGRLTEAANRRAVPTVIVAYEGDRILGSAMLVACDMESRKELSPWVAGVFVEAAERGKGIGAALVERVIEEAKALGFPWLYLFTFSTEEYYARLGWEVVERTEYLGAGVTVMRWDLLSDEEILRRDAEMENGKVAPMIHEEFVRRVREGRKRPPGG
- a CDS encoding DUF1592 domain-containing protein, which produces MRIRVYIYLVLMMGSALALQAAETASSSAAALGRFTKDISPVIQKFCTDCHDGETKKGGIDLTALKFDLSDAKAFGTWVKVHDAVESGEMPPPKKDQPSKKQRGAFIEALTETMVAADEERAKTVGRSVWRRLNRYEYENSLRDLLGAPWLQVKEMLPEDGESHRFNKVGEALDVSHVQLARYLQAADYALQEVVKAQALKVPTTTNRYYARDQRSFTGKLKFSEFNRSPERATFPMLNYTAQKDVLEGTAPVTVGDKNPAIREQEGIGVVASAYEPLEIKFTNFKAPAAGFYKLRISAYTFWAAPISQARWWTPDRTNTSIGRRAEPVEVYAETPPRLLRKLGGFDAQIEPGVHELQAWLLEGETVRPDPVRLFRSRPPAWKNPLATKEGQPGVAYRWLEVEGPIYDDKLTKTQKLLFGDLPLKVDAKKQITVESKNPKTDAERLLRNFMAQAYRRPVEEVDVQRFLKVIHTAMGSGSKFMEAMIAGYSGVLCSPGFVTLEEKPGKLDDYALASRLSYFLWNSAPDAELRSLAAKGKLGHPDMLRAQTDRLLKDPKAQKFVNSFLDYWLDLRHASATSPDATLYPDYYLDDALVEDAVDETQMFFAELLKSDLPSRNLIKSDFTMLNERLAKHYDLPPVEGIHLRRVPLPKGSVRGGLMTQASVLKVTANGTTTSPVLRGVWIMERIIGKPPPPPPPSVPAIEPDTRGAVTIRQQLEKHRELATCAGCHTKIDPAGFALENFDVMGGWRTEYRALGSTNNVVPGYGKNGQPFTFHPGPVVDASGELPNNGGKFQDIQSLKELLLKDDRQIARNLTRQLVVYGTGAAVRFGDRAEVEEILDRASSSHYGVRSVIQSIVQSDLFRNK
- a CDS encoding ThuA domain-containing protein, whose product is MKRILSLLLLALLATSLTATAADQNRKLVIIAGKPSHPPLMHEFRAGSLLLQKCLQGYPGLTVEVHTNGWVSDEKTFDTADAIFIYADGGGGHPAVQGNHLETLKKHIARGVGFGCGHYGVEIVPAQAGKEFKEWMGGHYENAFSVNPIWEPDYKSFPKHPIANGVKPFSTKDEWYFNMRFRDDIKGITPLLVAKPSDAVRDGPYVHPKGPYPHIQEAKGRDEIMMWATERPDGGRAFGFTGGHFHMNWGNDNQRKIVLNALVWLTKAPVPDDGVKSQVTQEELMQNLDVKNVPKPAAAPAPKPAEKK